The genomic interval CGTGATCGACGACACCTACAACGCAAACCCCACCTCCATGTGCGCGGCCGTTGATATACTCGCCGGCTTTTCCGGCCGCACCGTTCTGGTGCTCGGGGACATCGGCGAGTTGGGCGACTGGGCGGAGCAGGGGCACCGCGACGTGGGCGAGTACGCCCGGGGCAAGGTTTCCGCGCTTTACGCCGTCGGCCCGCTGATGGCCCATGCCGTGAACGCTTTCGGTGCGCAGGCGCATCACTTCGGCACCCAGGCCGAACTGATCCAGGCCCTGGCCGCCGAGCAGGACAAAAACACCACCATTTTGATCAAGGGCTCGCGCAGCGCGGCGATGGAAAACATCGTGGCGGCCCTGTGCGGTTCCAGTCTGGAGAAACATTAATGCTGCTGCTGCTAGCGGAGTATCTGCAACAGTTCTACAAAGGCTTCGCGGTCTTCCAGTACCTGACCCTGCGCGGGATTCTCGGTGTGCTGACCGCGCTGGTCCTGTCGCTGTGCTACGGCCCATGGATGATCCGCACCCTGCAGAACCGCCAGATCGGCCAGGCCGTGCGCAACGACGGCCCGCAATCGCACCTGTCCAAGTCGGGTACGCCGACCATGGGCGGCGCCCTGATCCTGTCGTCCATCGGCGTCAGCACCCTGCTGTGGGCCGACCTCACCAACCGTTACGTCTGGGTCGTGCTGCTGGTGACCCTGCTGTTCGGCGCCATCGGCTGGGTCGACGACTACCGCAAGGTGATCGAGAAGAACTCCCGTGGCCTGCCGAGCCGCTGGAAGTATTTCTGGCAGTCGGTGTTCGGCCTCGGCGCCGCGATCTTCCTGTACATGACCGCCGCGACGCCGGTGGAAACCACCCTGATCCTGCCGATGCTCAAGGACTACAGCATTCCGCTGGGCGCCGGCTTCATCGTGCTGACCTACTTTGTGATCGTCGGCTCGAGCAACGCGGTCAACCTGACCGACGGCCTCGACGGCCTGGCGATCATGCCGACCGTGATGGTCGGCGGCGGCCTGGGCATCTTCTGCTACCTGTCGGGCAACGTGAAATTCGCCGAATACCTGCTGATCCCTTACGTGCCGGGCGCGGGCGAACTGATCGTGTTCTGCGGTGCGCTGATCGGCGCCGGCCTGGGCTTCCTGTGGTTCAACACCTATCCGGCCCAGGTCTTCATGGGCGACGTCGGCGCGCTGGCGCTGGGCGCTGCCCTGGGCACCATCGCCGTGATCGTGCGCCAGGAAATCGTCCTGTTCATCATGGGCGGCGTGTTCGTGATGGAGACCCTTTCGGTGGTCATCCAGGTTGCCTCTTTCAAACTGACCGGCCGCCGCGTGTTCCGCATGGCGCCGATCCACCACCACTTTGAACTCAAGGGCTGGCCCGAGCCGCGTGTGATCGTCCGTTTCTGGATCATCACCGTGATCCTCGTGCTGATCGGCCTTGCCACCCTGAAGCTGAGGTAGAACGAGTGTCCCTGATCGCTTCCGACCACTTCCGCATCATTGTCGGCCTCGGCAAGAGCGGCATGTCCCTGGTTCGCTTCCTGGCGAACCGGGGCGTGGCGTTTGCGGTGGCCGACACGCGGGAAAACCCGCCGGAACTGGCCACGCTCAAGCGTGACTATCCGCACGTGGAAGTGCGTTGTGGCGAGCTGGACGTCGAGTTCCTGTGCCGTGCCGACGAACTCTACGTGAGCCCGGGCCTGGCGCTGGCGACCCCGGCCCTGCAGGCCGCAGCGGCCCGTGGCGTGAAACTGTCCGGCGACATCGAGCTGTTCGCGCGCAACGCGAAGGCGCCGATCGTGGCCATCAGCGGCTCCAACGCGAAAAGCACCGTCACCACCCTGGTCGGCGAGATGGCGGCTGCCGCCGGCAAACGCGTGGCGGTGGGCGGCAACCTCGGCACACCGGCGCTGGATCTCTTGAGCGACGATGTCGAGCTGTACGTGATGGAACTGTCGAGCTTCCAGCTGGAGACCACCGACCAGCTCAACGCCGAAGTGGCGACCGTGCTCAACATCAGCGAAGACCATATGGACCGCTACAGCGGCCTGCCGGCCTACCACCTGGCCAAGCACCGGATCTTCCGGGGCGCCAGGCAGTTCGTGGTCAACCGCCAGGACGCCCTGAGCCGTCCGTTGATGGGCGAGGGCCAGCCCTGCTGGACCTTCGGCCTGACCAAACCGGACTTCAAGGCGTTCGGCATTCGCGAAGAGGACGGCGAGAAGTGGCTGGCCTTCGAATTCCAGAACCTGATGCCGGTGCGCGAACTGAAGATCCGCGGCGCCCACAACCAGTCCAACGCCCTGGCGGCGCTGGCGCTCGGCCATGCGGCCGGCCTGCCGTTCGACGCGATGCTCGCGGCGCTGCGCAACTTCGCCGGCCTCGAGCACCGCTGCCAGTGGGTGCGTGACGTGGACGGCGTCGGCTACTACAACGACTCCAAGGCCACCAACGTCGGCGCCGCACTGGCCGCCATCGAAGGCCTGGGCGCGGACATCGACGGCAAGATCGTGCTGATCGCCGGCGGCGACGGCAAGGGCGCCGAATTCCATGACCTGCGCGATCCGGTGGCGGCCCACTGCCGTGCCGTGATCCTGATGGGCCGCGACAGCGACAAGATCGGCGAGGCCGTCGGCGAAGCCGTGCCGCTGATCCGTGCCGGCTCCCTGGTCGAAGCCGTTGCGCAATGCCGCGCCGCCGCCCGTCCGGGCGACGTCGTGCTGCTGTCGCCGGCCTGCGCCAGTTTCGACATGTTCAAGAACTACGAAGACCGTGGTCACCAGTTCGTCCGCGCCGTGGAGGACCTGGCATGAGCCTGAAAGGGATCATCAAGCCGTACCCGTCGCCGATCATCACCGGACGCGGCATCGACCTCGACTTCCCGATGCTCGCCGGCTGCCTGGCGCTGCTGGGGCTCGGGCTGATCATGATCGCCTCGGCGTCGACCGAAGTGGCGGCGGCCCAGTCGGGCAGCGCCCTCTATTACATGATCCGCCACCTGATCTACATCGTGCTGGGGCTGGGCGCGTGCGTCGTGACCATGATGATCCCGATCGCCACCTGGCAACGCATGGGCTGGATGATGCTGATCGGCGCCTTCGGCCTGCTGGTGATGGTGATCGTCCCCGGCATCGGCCGCGAAGTGAACGGTTCGATGCGCTGGATCGGCTTCAGCTTCTTCAACGTGCAGCCCTCCGAGATCGCCAAGGTGTTCGTGGTGATCTACCTCGCCGGCTACCTGGTGCGCCGGCAGAAGGAAGTGCGCGAAAGCTGGATGGGCTTCTTCAAGCCGTTCATCGTGCTGCTGCCGATGGCCGGCCTGCTGCTGATGGAGCCGGACTTCGGCGCCACCGTCGTGATGATGGGCGCGGCCGCGGCGATGCTGTTCCTGGGCGGCGTCGGCCTGTTCCGGTTCTCCCTGATGGTGGTGCTGGCGGTCGCGGCGGTGGTGCTGCTGATCCAGATGCAGCCGTACCGGATGGCGCGTCTGACCAACTTCGCCGACCCGTGGGCCGACCAGTTCGGCGCCGGCTACCAGCTGTCCCAGGCGCTGATCGCGTTCGGCCGCGGCGAGTGGCTGGGCGTCGGCCTGGGCAACAGCGTGCAGAAGCAGTTCTACCTGCCGGAAGCCCACACCGACTTCGTGTTCTCGGTGCTGGCCGAGGAGCTGGGGGCCGTGGGTTCGCTGTGCACCGTGGCGCTGTTCGTGTTCGTCTGCATCCGGGGCATGTACATCGGCCTGTGGGCCGAGAAGGCCAAACAGTTTTTTGCCGCCTATGTCGCTTACGGGCTGTCGTTCCTGTGGATAGGCCAGTTCCTGATCAACATCGGCGTGAACGTCGGCCTGCTGCCGACCAAGGGCCTGACCT from Pseudomonas ekonensis carries:
- the mraY gene encoding phospho-N-acetylmuramoyl-pentapeptide-transferase, giving the protein MLLLLAEYLQQFYKGFAVFQYLTLRGILGVLTALVLSLCYGPWMIRTLQNRQIGQAVRNDGPQSHLSKSGTPTMGGALILSSIGVSTLLWADLTNRYVWVVLLVTLLFGAIGWVDDYRKVIEKNSRGLPSRWKYFWQSVFGLGAAIFLYMTAATPVETTLILPMLKDYSIPLGAGFIVLTYFVIVGSSNAVNLTDGLDGLAIMPTVMVGGGLGIFCYLSGNVKFAEYLLIPYVPGAGELIVFCGALIGAGLGFLWFNTYPAQVFMGDVGALALGAALGTIAVIVRQEIVLFIMGGVFVMETLSVVIQVASFKLTGRRVFRMAPIHHHFELKGWPEPRVIVRFWIITVILVLIGLATLKLR
- the murD gene encoding UDP-N-acetylmuramoyl-L-alanine--D-glutamate ligase, which translates into the protein MSLIASDHFRIIVGLGKSGMSLVRFLANRGVAFAVADTRENPPELATLKRDYPHVEVRCGELDVEFLCRADELYVSPGLALATPALQAAAARGVKLSGDIELFARNAKAPIVAISGSNAKSTVTTLVGEMAAAAGKRVAVGGNLGTPALDLLSDDVELYVMELSSFQLETTDQLNAEVATVLNISEDHMDRYSGLPAYHLAKHRIFRGARQFVVNRQDALSRPLMGEGQPCWTFGLTKPDFKAFGIREEDGEKWLAFEFQNLMPVRELKIRGAHNQSNALAALALGHAAGLPFDAMLAALRNFAGLEHRCQWVRDVDGVGYYNDSKATNVGAALAAIEGLGADIDGKIVLIAGGDGKGAEFHDLRDPVAAHCRAVILMGRDSDKIGEAVGEAVPLIRAGSLVEAVAQCRAAARPGDVVLLSPACASFDMFKNYEDRGHQFVRAVEDLA
- the ftsW gene encoding putative lipid II flippase FtsW, producing MSLKGIIKPYPSPIITGRGIDLDFPMLAGCLALLGLGLIMIASASTEVAAAQSGSALYYMIRHLIYIVLGLGACVVTMMIPIATWQRMGWMMLIGAFGLLVMVIVPGIGREVNGSMRWIGFSFFNVQPSEIAKVFVVIYLAGYLVRRQKEVRESWMGFFKPFIVLLPMAGLLLMEPDFGATVVMMGAAAAMLFLGGVGLFRFSLMVVLAVAAVVLLIQMQPYRMARLTNFADPWADQFGAGYQLSQALIAFGRGEWLGVGLGNSVQKQFYLPEAHTDFVFSVLAEELGAVGSLCTVALFVFVCIRGMYIGLWAEKAKQFFAAYVAYGLSFLWIGQFLINIGVNVGLLPTKGLTLPFLSYGGSSLVICCACLGLLLRIEWESRTHLGSEEMEFHESDFAEEPNHGR